A portion of the Macrobrachium nipponense isolate FS-2020 chromosome 12, ASM1510439v2, whole genome shotgun sequence genome contains these proteins:
- the LOC135224798 gene encoding uncharacterized protein MCAP_0864-like, protein MVQFFVDFMASDSSACLDEAGNQEDEIDHSGFEEDHVSDNEVKYGRSRNEEGDHPDSEEETRNLDTSRKFEEVIKENENLFLRFEKERLEKDQLIDKLLDKVEGLTVAGLQMEEHITQLERLNKEKERKISSMSEEMQKLKSEMIEKAKVTDVQRKENEERDQMLIILENTVSVLSMEKDTLHRNLQQNDKSRDEMQIKMNKLNQDLEGLRKENGRKEKNIEKLKRENENKTLKMKGLEDELQVLTIQTQMAHENLKELDQFKREFAEKNEELEKLRKQNLQKDSEILRLENECTQKQLEVSGLLKESESVVAEQPTANGKMNDLIRRIVQLEFDLAETKEQLETRVFEEMEALMEIVRPQEEILAQDTKISCLGKVKILNGPKNYKENEVCRRERTITKAEGKKASDKTLCLKKPQINCRALYRRMDSIEEELRQIKGLQRPSAGTKRPSKAPNETPSIEKPLNRDELHQKMGLISAANLQRLEREAKMVRELYKINAVT, encoded by the coding sequence ATGGTTCAGTTCTTTGTCGATTTCATGGCCTCGGACAGCTCTGCCTGTCTTGATGAGGCTGGAAATCAGGAGGACGAAATTGATCACTCTGGCTTTGAAGAAGACCATGTTTCGGATAACGAAGTAAAATACGGACGTTCCAGGAATGAAGAAGGCGACCATCCAGATAGTGAAGAAGAAACAAGGAATTTGGATACAAGTCGGAAGTTCGAGGAagtaattaaggaaaatgaaaatcttttcttgaggtttgagaaagagagattagAAAAGGATCAGCTGATCGACAAATTACTGGACAAGGTAGAGGGCCTGACCGTAGCAGGACTGCAGATGGAAGAACACATCACACAACTCGAACgactaaacaaagaaaaggaaagaaagatcaGTTCAATGTCCGAAGAGATGCAGAAGCTGAAAAGCGAAATGATTGAAAAGGCGAAGGTCACAGATGTCCAAAGGAAGGAAAACGAGGAGAGAGACCAGATgctaattattttggaaaacacggTCTCAGTGCTCTCGATGGAGAAGGACACTTTGCATCGAAATCTACAGCAAAACGATAAAAGCCGAgacgaaatgcaaataaaaatgaacaagctgAATCAGGACCTGGAAGGACTTCGAaaagagaatggaaggaaagaaaagaacatagaaaagctgaagagggagaacgagaaCAAGACCTTGAAGATGAAAGGTTTAGAGGACGAGTTACAAGTCCTCACCATTCAGACACAGATGGCACACGAAAATTTGAAAGAGCTTGACCAATTTAAAAGAGAATTCGCTGAGAAAAACGAGGAACTGGAAAAGCTGAGAAAACAGAACTTGCAGAAGGATAGCGAGATCCTTCGACTGGAAAATGAATGCACCCAGAAACAATTGGAAGTCAGCGGTTTATTGAAAGAATCTGAATCTGTTGTAGCAGAACAACCGACGGcaaatggaaagatgaatgacCTGATTAGGAGGATAGTTCAACTTGAATTCGACCTTGCTGAGACGAAGGAGCAACTAGAGACCAGGGTTTTTGAAGAGATGGAAGCATTAATGGAAATCGTAAGACCCCAAGAAGAGATCTTGGCGCAGGATACAAAGATCAGCTGCTTAGGAAAGGTCAAAATCCTTAATGGACCaaagaattataaagaaaatgaagtttGCAGAAGAGAGAGGACGATAACGAAAGCTGAAGGTAAAAAGGCTTCGGATAAAACTCTGTGTCTGAAGAAGCCCCAGATCAACTGCAGAGCCCTCTACCGACGAATGGACAGCATCGAGGAAGAACTTCGCCAAATCAAAGGATTGCAACGACCTTCAGCTGGCACCAAGAGGCCCTCAAAGGCCCCAAATGAAACTCCATCAATTGAGAAGCCTCTAAACAGAGATGAATTGCACCAGAAAATGGGGCTGATATCTGCAGCCAACCTCCAACGACTGGAGCGAGAAGCTAAAATGGTCCGAGAACTCTACAAGATAAACGCCGTCACATAA